In Puntigrus tetrazona isolate hp1 chromosome 18, ASM1883169v1, whole genome shotgun sequence, one genomic interval encodes:
- the hsf4 gene encoding heat shock factor protein 4, with amino-acid sequence MQENPGSIGVDGGYASNVPAFLTKLWTLVEDPETNHLICWSTTGTSFHVFDQGRFAKEVLPKYFKHNNMASFVRQLNMYGFRKVVNIEQSGLVKPERDDTEFQHLYFLQGHEHLLEHIKRKVSIVKSEETKVRQEDLSKLLYEVQVLRSQQENMEMQMQDMKQQNDVLWREVVSLRQNHTQQQKVMNKLIQFLFSQMQSNTPSTVGMKRKLPLMLDDGCSTPPASKFSHSHSAESLQESFYIQSPSAESASCSTSNVMTGGPIISDVTEISQSSTMALQMQAEESREKCLMLIKEEPVSPGVQGRGEGVPLGSCEVCTEPPVLPVAMVQSVLEGRGSNLGERRVKRPMLERSEIPDGVENVDMSLEDLQLLLRSHQQSMETSAAAMDPFTFSLSLNEWNFTEMDPTLKSELANALIPAAVSQYMFQGQEGETYPTAGYEEQ; translated from the exons ATGCAGGAGAACCCAGGCTCTATAGGTGTGGATGGAGGATACGCCAGCAATGTACCTGCTTTCCTCACTAAACTCTGGACTCTTGTGGAGGACCCAGAGACCAATCATCTGATTTGCTGGAGTACT ACGGGCACCAGTTTCCATGTTTTTGACCAGGGCAGATTTGCCAAAGAGGTTCTGCCAAAATACTTCAAACACAATAACATGGCAAGCTTTGTACGCCAGCTCAACATGT ACGGTTTCAGGAAGGTGGTGAATATCGAGCAGAGTGGGCTGGTGAAGCCCGAGCGAGATGACACCGAGTTCCAGCACCTCTATTTCCTCCAGGGCCATGAGCATCTGCTTGAACACATTAAGCGCAAG GTGTCAATAGTGAAGAGCGAGGAGACCAAAGTGCGACAGGAAGACTTGAGTAAGCTGTTGTATGAGGTTCAGGTGCTGCGCAGCCAACAAGAGAACATGGAAATGCAGATGCAGGATATGAAACA GCAAAATGATGTTTTGTGGAGGGAGGTGGTGTCACTGAGGCAGAatcacacacagcagcagaaagTCATGAACAAG CTGATTCAGTTCCTGTTTAGCCAGATGCAGTCCAACACTCCCAGCACTGTGGGAATGAAGAGAAAGCT TCCTCTCATGCTGGATGATGGCTGCTCCACCCCTCCTGCCTCAAAATTCAGCCATAGCCACTCCGCAGAGTCCTTGCAAGAATCTTTCTATATCCAGTCG CCATCCGCAGAAAGTGCATCCTGCTCCACTAGCAATGTGATGACAGGAGGGCCAATAATCTCTGATGTCACTGAAATCTCACAGTCCAGCACCATGGCTTTACAAATGCAGGCAGAGGAATCTAG AGAAAAGTGTCTGATGCTGATTAAGGAAGAGCCAGTGAGTCCTGGGGTCCAGGGACGGGGAGAGGGTGTACCACTCGGCTCCTGTGAAGTGTGCACTGAACCCCCCGTCCTCCCTGTTGCCATGGTACAGTCCGTCCTAGAGGGCCGAGGATCTAATTTGGGAGAGAGAAGGGTCAAAAGACCCATGTTAGAAAG ATCAGAGATTCCTGACGGTGTGGAGAATGTTGACATGAGCCTGGAGGATTTACAGCTGCTTCTGAGGAGCCACCAGCAGAGCATGGAAACCAGTGCTGCAGCAATGGAT CCCTTTACATTTAGTCTGTCTTTGAATGAGTGGAACTTCACAGAAATGGACCCGACCCTGAAATCG GAGCTGGCTAATGCCCTCATCCCTGCTGCTGTGTCCCAGTACATGTTTCAGGGTCAGGAGGGGGAGACATACCCCACCGCTGGCTATGAGGAGCAGTGA
- the nudt21 gene encoding cleavage and polyadenylation specificity factor subunit 5 — MSVVPPNRSSTGWPRGVNQFGNKYISQPAKPLTLERTINLYPLTNYTFGTKEPLYEKDSSVAARFQRMREEFEKIGMRRTVEGVLIVHEHRLPHVLLLQLGTTFFKLPGGELNPGEDEVEGLKRLMTEILGRQDGVKQDWVIDDCIGNWWRPNFEPPQYPYIPAHITKPKEHKKLFLVQLQEKALFAVPKNYKLVAAPLFELYDNAPGYGPIISSLPQLLSRFNFIYN, encoded by the exons ATGTCAGTTGTACCTCCTAATCGATCATCTACCGGTTGGCCTCGTGGAGTAAATCAGTTCGGCAATAAATACATTAGCCAGCCGGCTAAACCGCTCACCCTGGAGAGAACAATCAATCT ATACCCTTTAACAAACTACACCTTCGGCACGAAGGAGCCGCTATATGAGAAGGACAGCTCGGTAGCCGCACGCTTTCAGCGGATGCGGGAAGAATTTGAGAAAATCGGGATGAGGCGGACGGTGGAAGGGGTTCTGATCGTTCACGAGCACAGACTCCCTCACgtgctgctgctgcagctgggGACCACCTTCTTCAAGCT tcctgGGGGGGAGTTGAACCCTGGAGAGGATGAGGTGGAAGGGTTGAAACGACTAATGACTGAG atTTTGGGGCGACAGGATGGAGTGAAACAGGACTGGGTCATTGATGACTGCATTGGGAACTGGTGGAGACCAAACTTTGAACCACCTCAG TACCCTTATATTCCAGCACACATCACTAAGCCTAAAGAACATAAGAAGCTTTTTCTAGTCCAGCTGCAAGAGAAAG CATTGTTTGCTGTGCCTAAGAACTACAAGCTTGTGGCCGCCCCCTTGTTTGAGCTTTATGATAATGCTCCTGGCTATGGCCCAATTATATCCAGTCTTCCACAGCTACTGAGCAG GTTTAACTTCATCTACAACTGA
- the LOC122362457 gene encoding leukotriene B4 receptor 1-like: MMENKVGFNSTSNSTAVGSEKIAPAVVLGLCCLVGLPSNIVVIISIAREWNSSLSFTLKLMLNLAVSDTLTLCLPPFVLYGILFGWKFGLWFCKFLFFVGHWSLYVAVLTVTSMSVHRYHNVIKSRITNRMILQRLERRHRNLQLLGIWILAFVFALPVFFTQGVKDSDGLLRCQRAVKSQSVEVTVLLFEILLGFVIPFCIMLTCYLWLDKGLKRKPKSSSLTTAPQDQEPRNQGKHIRTYKKKLVISIIVAFFLFWTPVHIINVIDIITTLTKTSHPDVHNQLKSFRGVCGDTSKSLALLNCCLNPFLYAISSWKLMKCFETS; encoded by the coding sequence atGATGGAGAACAAGGTAGGCTTCAATTCAACATCTAACAGCACTGCTGTGGGTTCAGAGAAGATCGCTCCTGCTGTAGTTCTGGGTTTGTGTTGTTTGGTTGGTTTGCCAAGCAACATTGTAGTAATCATCAGCATTGCTCGTGAGTGGAACAGCAGTCTGAGCTTTACCTTGAAATTAATGCTAAACCTTGCAGTCTCTGATACTTTGACACTTTGCCTTCCTCCTTTTGTGCTGTATGGAATACTGTTTGGATGGAAATTTGGCCTTTGGTTTTGTAAGTTCCTGTTTTTTGTGGGTCACTGGAGTCTGTATGTTGCTGTTCTGACGGTCACCTCCATGAGCGTGCACCGATATCACAATGTCATCAAGTCAAGAATCACTAACAGGATGATACTGCAGAGACTGGAAAGACGGCACAGGAACCTTCAGCTGCTTGGCATCTGGATTCTAGCCTTTGTTTTTGCCCTGCCAGTATTTTTTACTCAAGGAGTCAAAGACAGTGATGGATTGCTAAGATGTCAGAGAGCAGTGAAGTCACAGTCAGTAGAAGTGACTGTTTTGCTTTTCGAGATCCTGTTGGGGTTCGTCATCCCATTTTGTATAATGTTGACATGTTATCTATGGTTGGACAAAGGGTTGAAACGAAAACCCAAGAGCTCCAGTCTAACTACAGCTCCACAGGACCAGGAACCCAGAAACCAGGGGAAACACATAAGGACTTATAAGAAGAAGCTTGTGATCAGCATCATTGTggctttctttctgttttggaCTCCTGTGCACATTATCAATGTGATTGATATAATCACTACTCTGACTAAAACATCTCATCCAGATGTTCATAATCAACTGAAGTCCTTCCGAGGAGTATGTGGTGATACAAGCAAGTCTCTGGCTTTGCTAAACTGTTGTTTGAATCCTTTTCTGTATGCCATCTCTTCATGGAAActcatgaaatgttttgaaacgagctaa
- the LOC122362595 gene encoding leukotriene B4 receptor 1-like gives MMDGLGFNSTSNSTAVGSEKIAPAVVLGLCCLVGLPSNIVVIISIAREWNRNLSFTLKLMLNLAVSDTLTLCLAVLFMCGIGFGWKSGLWSCRLLFFFSYWSLYVAVLTVTSMSVHRYHNVIKSRITNRMILQRLERRHRNLQLLGIWILAFVFALPVFFTQGLKNKNGLLRCQRITKSQSVKVTVLFFEVLLGFVIPFSTMLTCYLCLHKGLSQKPKSSSLTTAPQDQEPRNQGKHVRTYKKKLVISIIVAFFLFWTPVHIINVIDIITTLTKTSHPDVYNQLKSFRGVCGDTSKTLALLNCCLNPFLYVFFSRNVIKCTK, from the coding sequence ATGATGGATGGATTAGGCTTCAATTCAACATCTAACAGCACTGCTGTGGGTTCAGAGAAGATCGCTCCTGCTGTAGTTCTGGGTTTGTGTTGTTTGGTTGGTTTGCCAAGCAACATTGTAGTAATTATCAGCATTGCTCGTGAGTGGAACAGAAATCTGAGCTTTACCTTGAAACTAATGCTAAACCTTGCAGTCTCTGATACTTTGACACTTTGCTTGGCTGTCCTTTTTATGTGTGGAATAGGGTTTGGATGGAAATCCGGTCTTTGGTCTTGTagattgctgtttttttttagttactgGAGTCTGTATGTTGCTGTTCTGACGGTCACCTCCATGAGCGTGCACCGATATCACAATGTCATCAAGTCAAGAATCACTAACAGGATGATACTGCAGAGACTGGAAAGACGGCACAGGAACCTTCAGCTGCTTGGCATCTGGATTCTAGCCTTTGTTTTTGCCCTGCCAGTATTCTTTACTCAAGGACTCAAAAACAAGAATGGATTGCTAAGATGTCAGAGGATAACAAAGTCACAATCTGTaaaagtgactgttttgttttttgaggtCCTGTTGGGGTTCGTCATCCCATTTTCAACAATGTTGACATGCTATCTGTGTTTGCACAAAGGGTTAAGTCAAAAACCCAAGAGCTCCAGTCTAACTACAGCTCCACAGGACCAGGAACCCAGAAACCAGGGGAAACACGTAAGGACTTATAAGAAGAAGCTTGTGATCAGCATCATTGTggctttctttctgttttggaCTCCTGTGCACATTATCAATGTGATTGATATAATCACTACTCTGACTAAAACATCTCATCCAGATGTTTATAACCAACTGAAGTCTTTCCGAGGAGTATGTGGTGATACAAGCAAGACTCTGGCTTTGCTAAATTGCTGTCTGAATCCTtttctttatgttttcttttcaagaaaTGTCATAAAGTGTACTAAGTag
- the LOC122322923 gene encoding leukotriene B4 receptor 1-like has protein sequence MMEIKVGFNSTSNSTAVGSEKIAPAVFLGLCCLVGLPSNIVVIISIAREWNSSLSFTLKLMLNLAVSDTLTLCLPPFVLYGILFGWKFGLWFCKFLFFVGHWSLYVAVLTVTSMSVHRYHNVIKSRITNRMILQRLERRHRNLQLLGIWILAFVFALPVFFTQGVKDSDGLLRCQRAMKSQSVEVTVLLLEILSGFVIPFLTMLTCYLWLDKGLRQKAKSSSLTTAPQDQEPRNQGTNPRNYNKKLVISIVVAFFLFWTPVHIINVIDIITTLTKTSRPDVHSQLNSFRQIYGDTSKSLALLNCCLNPFLYSISSRKCMKCFRMS, from the coding sequence atgATGGAGATCAAGGTAGGCTTCAATTCAACATCTAACAGCACTGCTGTGGGTTCAGAGAAGATCGCTCCTGCTGTATTTCTGGGTTTGTGTTGTTTGGTTGGTTTGCCAAGCAACATTGTAGTAATCATCAGCATTGCTCGTGAGTGGAACAGCAGTCTGAGCTTTACGTTGAAACTAATGCTAAACCTTGCAGTCTCTGATACTTTGACACTTTGCCTTCCTCCTTTTGTGCTGTATGGAATACTGTTTGGATGGAAATTTGGCCTTTGGTTTTGTAAGTTCCTGTTTTTTGTGGGTCACTGGAGTCTGTATGTTGCTGTTCTGACGGTCACCTCCATGAGCGTGCACCGATATCACAATGTCATCAAGTCAAGAATCACTAACAGGATGATACTGCAGAGACTGGAAAGACGGCACAGGAACCTTCAGCTGCTTGGCATCTGGATTCTAGCCTTTGTTTTTGCCCTGCCAGTATTTTTTACTCAAGGAGTCAAAGACAGTGATGGATTGCTAAGATGTCAGAGAGCAATGAAGTCACAGTCAGTAGAAGTGACTGTTTTGCTTTTGGAGATCCTGTCGGGGTTCGTCATCCCATTTTTGACAATGTTGACATGTTATCTATGGTTGGACAAAGGGTTGAGACAAAAAGCCAAGAGCTCCAGTCTAACTACAGCTCCACAGGACCAGGAACCCAGAAACCAGGGTACAAATCCTAGGAATTACAATAAGAAGCTTGTGATCAGCATTGTCGTggctttctttctgttttggaCTCCTGTGCACATTATCAATGTGATTGATATAATCACTACTCTGACTAAAACATCTCGTCCAGATGTTCATTCCCAACTGAATTCTTTCCGCCAAATATATGGTGATACAAGCAAGTCTCTGGCTTTGCTAAACTGCTGTCTTAATCCTTTTCTTTATTCCATCTCTTCACGgaaatgtatgaaatgtttCAGAATGAGCTAA